From one Desulfurobacterium pacificum genomic stretch:
- a CDS encoding isoprenyl transferase yields the protein MKGKLPVHVGIIMDGNGRWATKRGLPRIEGHRKGAEVTEKIVKAASNLGIKYLSLYAFSTENWKRPKEEVEFLFNLMYEYINSRLSLFLENNVKFKTIGRLWELPQYLQEGFKSIEEKTGHCTGMTAVFAVNYGGRQEIIDAVNRLIKDGVQNVTPEVLQKYVYMPELPDVDLIIRTSGEMRISNFLLWQSAYAELWFTKTLWPDFTEEEFLEAIEDFKRRDRKFGGIK from the coding sequence ATGAAAGGTAAACTCCCCGTTCATGTAGGAATAATAATGGACGGCAACGGTAGGTGGGCTACAAAGAGAGGACTACCGCGGATAGAAGGGCACCGAAAAGGAGCAGAAGTTACAGAAAAGATAGTAAAAGCTGCAAGCAATTTAGGTATAAAATACCTTTCCCTATACGCCTTCTCTACAGAAAACTGGAAAAGACCAAAGGAAGAGGTAGAGTTTCTTTTTAACCTAATGTATGAATACATCAACTCTCGCCTTTCTCTATTCTTAGAAAATAACGTAAAGTTCAAAACTATAGGAAGACTTTGGGAACTTCCCCAATACCTTCAGGAAGGATTCAAATCCATAGAAGAGAAAACCGGTCATTGTACGGGAATGACTGCCGTTTTTGCAGTTAACTACGGAGGAAGACAGGAAATAATAGACGCAGTAAACAGATTAATCAAAGATGGAGTTCAAAACGTTACGCCGGAAGTTCTCCAAAAATACGTATATATGCCGGAGCTACCCGATGTTGACCTGATAATAAGGACAAGCGGCGAAATGAGAATTTCCAACTTTCTACTCTGGCAATCGGCTTACGCTGAATTGTGGTTTACAAAAACGCTATGGCCCGATTTTACAGAAGAGGAGTTCTTAGAAGCAATTGAAGATTTTAAAAGGAGAGACAGAAAGTTCGGCGGAATAAAATGA
- a CDS encoding phosphatidate cytidylyltransferase encodes MKERLLGSLLVIVYALLLYFSSKEIYQILVYLLGFACVSESLKISGSLGEEKYFFGLILFSLLYSIGVNFPHLLPVFPVTAVLFLFATELIDEKEISKNFFAVALMFLYILIGITSIGCLNKKFFLLLLSLVWATDTFAYLTGKFFGKRKLIPAVSPKKTVEGAIGGTLGGAITTVLIAKLLGIPLSYLQILIVLFLTIIAQLGDLFESFYKRTFGVKDSGKILPGHGGVLDRLDSSLAVAPFLFLIGGGA; translated from the coding sequence ATGAAAGAAAGACTTTTAGGTTCTCTTTTAGTTATCGTTTATGCGTTGCTTTTATACTTTTCATCAAAAGAGATTTACCAGATACTCGTTTACCTGTTAGGATTTGCCTGCGTTAGCGAGTCTTTAAAAATTAGTGGAAGTTTAGGAGAAGAAAAGTATTTCTTTGGACTAATTCTGTTTTCTCTACTCTACTCCATAGGAGTAAACTTCCCACATCTCCTACCTGTATTCCCCGTTACTGCAGTCCTTTTTCTTTTTGCAACAGAACTTATAGATGAAAAGGAAATATCCAAAAACTTTTTTGCCGTAGCCTTAATGTTCCTCTACATACTTATAGGTATAACCTCCATCGGATGTCTCAATAAAAAGTTTTTCCTGCTTTTACTTTCACTTGTATGGGCAACAGATACATTTGCCTACCTAACGGGAAAGTTCTTCGGAAAAAGGAAACTAATACCTGCTGTAAGTCCCAAAAAGACGGTGGAAGGAGCAATAGGCGGAACGTTGGGTGGCGCAATCACAACAGTATTAATAGCAAAACTTTTAGGTATCCCTTTAAGCTATTTACAGATACTTATAGTTCTGTTTTTAACAATAATTGCCCAATTAGGAGACCTGTTTGAAAGTTTCTACAAGAGAACCTTTGGAGTGAAAGATTCGGGTAAGATTCTCCCTGGTCACGGCGGGGTTTTAGATAGACTTGACAGTAGTTTGGCAGTTGCACCCTTTCTCTTTTTAATAGGAGGTGGAGCGTGA
- the hypE gene encoding hydrogenase expression/formation protein HypE: MKIEIGHGSGGKLTRELIEKVFLKHFDFPELKSLQDATILSAESEKIGITTDSYVIRPLFFPGGNIGKLSVCGTINDLTVSGNIPLYISVGFIIEEGTEFETLENIVKAMAETAAKSNVKIVAGDTKVVEKGKCDGVYINTTGVGKNVRTLTPLNAQEGDVIIVTGFIGDHGIAISLSREEFDIETAVLSDCAPLNSLLTPLFEIPTLRWMRDPTRGGLATVLIEFSESSGLGVKLYEEKIPIREEVRFICDMLGYDPLYLANEGKAVIVIGKEDAEKALEILKSHELGKNAEIVGEVTGDKKVQLITSIGGVRHLELLEEDPLPRIC; encoded by the coding sequence GTGAAAATAGAAATTGGACACGGTTCTGGAGGTAAACTAACCAGAGAACTGATAGAAAAGGTGTTCTTAAAACATTTTGACTTTCCAGAACTTAAATCTCTTCAAGATGCAACAATTCTATCTGCAGAAAGTGAAAAAATCGGTATCACTACAGATTCTTACGTAATTCGCCCCCTGTTCTTTCCGGGAGGAAACATAGGGAAACTCAGCGTTTGTGGAACGATAAACGACTTAACTGTTTCAGGTAATATACCCCTCTATATTTCTGTCGGTTTCATAATTGAGGAAGGTACAGAGTTTGAAACGCTTGAAAATATAGTCAAAGCTATGGCAGAAACCGCTGCGAAGAGTAACGTAAAGATTGTCGCAGGCGATACAAAAGTAGTAGAAAAGGGGAAGTGTGACGGCGTTTACATAAACACAACCGGAGTAGGAAAGAACGTAAGAACCTTAACACCTTTAAACGCACAGGAAGGAGACGTCATAATAGTTACAGGATTTATTGGCGACCACGGTATAGCCATCTCTCTATCAAGAGAAGAATTCGATATAGAAACGGCGGTTTTAAGCGACTGCGCTCCGTTAAATAGCCTTCTCACTCCACTATTTGAAATCCCAACGCTTCGCTGGATGAGAGACCCTACAAGAGGAGGACTTGCAACCGTTTTAATTGAGTTTTCTGAAAGTAGTGGCTTAGGAGTAAAACTTTATGAAGAGAAAATTCCTATAAGGGAAGAAGTAAGGTTCATATGCGATATGTTGGGATACGACCCTCTTTACCTTGCTAACGAAGGCAAAGCCGTAATAGTTATAGGAAAGGAGGATGCAGAAAAAGCGCTTGAAATACTTAAATCCCACGAGTTAGGGAAAAACGCAGAAATAGTTGGAGAAGTTACAGGAGACAAAAAAGTTCAATTGATTACATCCATAGGTGGAGTTCGTCATTTAGAACTGTTAGAAGAAGACCCTCTACCGAGGATTTGCTAA